GAAAACCTAAATTTTCAAACACACCGCAATGCTCTTTTTCTTGCAGTAAAGTAATTAAGTTTTTGACGTTATGGTTTTTGCCTAAAATCATTGCCATCAAGTTAACCGAATCGTCTCTTGTGGTGGCAATAATTGCATCAGCATTATCTACATCTGCTTCTTCTAGAACGCCACCTTCAGCAATATCAGCATGAAATACCTGCACGTCAAACTCTTGCATAATTTCCCTAGCGCGATCGGTTTGTTTTTCGATTACAGCAACTTTGTGTCCTTGCTCTTGGGCAGTTGCAATTAGCTGTTTGGTCACAGCACCCGCGCCAACTATAATTAGATACATATTTATCTCTAAAAAAATTGTTCTGAGTAATTAATAATCTTAAATACTTTTTGATTTTTGATAACAAGTTTACAGCAATCAACTAGATAAATTAAACTTTTAATTTAATGTATATTTTGTTACTAACTCATTCATGTACCTAAAGACATAAGTTTAGATAACTTGACAGCTTTTTGCTTAAAGTTTGCTAATAAAAAGTAAAAATTATCTATAAAGCGATCGCTTTATGGATTTAACTAATAATATATTTTAAAAATATGCCGACAAAATCTGGAATAATTCGCTATAAATTTCTCAATTATGGTGTTTTAAATTGTCAAACTAAAGGTATTTTGCAAATAGCAAATATAATCATTCCAGACGGCAGATTGTTAGATACTATATCAATTTAAGAACTAGCTTTTACGGATTGGGATGAAAATAATTATAAATTTCCTGTGCCAAACTTTGACCAATGCCTGAAACTTCAGTTAACTTTTTCACATTCGCTTCACGAATATAGTCAATTGAGTGAAAATGAGCCAGAAGCTGCTTTTGACGCTGAAAACCTAAGCCTGGAATTTCTTCTAAGCGCGATCGCCTGCTGCTTTTTAAACGTTGCTGACGATGGAAGCTGACAGCGAAACGATGGGACTCATCCCGCACCCTTCTGAGTAACTGTACTCCAGATTGTTCTGCATCCGTATCTAATGGTTTCGTTTCTCCTGGTAAAAAGATTTCTTCTCTTTTTTTGGCTAAACTAACTACTTTGACGGCTTCTAAAAGATTCATATCTTGCAATACCTTAACCACAGAAGATAATTGTCCCTTGCCTCCGTCAATCATCACCACGTCAGGAAAATCTCGATCTCCCCCAACCCCCCTTGATAAAGGAGGATTTTTAGCATACTTGCGAAAGCGACGACCAATTACTTCTGCCATGCTGGCAAAATCATCAGAACGTCCAATTCTGACATCAGGATTTTTGATTTTGTAATGACGGTAATGTTGTTTTGCGGGTACACCATCGACAAAAACAACTTGAGAAGCTACTGCATTCGATCCCTGAATATGGGAAATATCATAACCCTCAATGCGTTTAGGTAGTTCGGGTAAATCAAGAACAGTTGCTAAATCTTGTAAAGCCCGATCGTTGCGATCGCTTACTCTTTGAGTTCGTTCTAATTCATAGTTGGCGTTGCGTTCCACCATTTCAATTAGTTCAGCTTTTACCTGTCTTTGGGGATTAACCAAACTAACTTTTTTGACTTTTTGATTAGTCAACCATTCTGTCAGCATTTCTCCTTCGGGTAATTCATGCTGTACTAAAATTTCGGTAGGAATTTCTACTGCTTCTACAGTAGTGTAATGTTCTTCTAATACCCGCTGTAAAATTGCCCCAGGCGTACCCGATCTCGCATCGGCAAAAAAGCCTAAGCGTCCGACTAATTTACCTGCACGAATCTGGAATAATTGAATACAGCAGTGTTTATCGTCAGCAGCTAAAGCGATCGCATCACGGGAAACGGTATCATCAGGCAAAGACACTTTCTGATCGGCAGTAAGATTCTGTAAAGCTTTAATCTGATCCCGTAGTTGAGCAGCCCTTTCAAAGTCTAGTCTCTCTACCGCCTTTTCCATTTGAGACGATATAGTATCAACTAGTTCCTCACTCCTTCCCTGGAAGACCATCGCTACTTTTTGAACAATCTTTTTATATTCTTCAGGAGTAATCAAAGACTGGCACACCCCAGGACATCTACCCATGTCGTAATTGAGACAGGGACGATCTTTAAATAAAGGCTGGCGACGCTGACGCAGCGGAAATACACGCTTAATTATATGCAGAGTATAGCGCAGCAGACGAGTATCTACATAAGGACCATAATAGCGATCGCGCTGCTTCGTTGCTCGACGTTTACGGGTAATAAAAATGCGCGGATAGTCTTCTGACCAAGTGATGCACACATAAGGATATTTTTTATCATCCTTGAGCAATACATTATAGTAAGGTTGATGTTTTTTAACTAAGTTAGCTTCCAATGCCAAAGCTTCTGCTTCGGTGTCGGTAACAATAAACTCAATTTCTGTTACCTGACGTACCATCATGGCAATTCTGTCACTCAGCTTTTGAGAGTCACGAAAATAAGAACGAACTCGCGATCGCAATTTCTTGGATTTGCCAATATACAAAATATCTCCATTTTCGCTACGCATAAAATATACCCCAGGTTCGGGGGGTATTTCTTTGAGACGAGCTTCAAGGCGATCGCTTTGCTTTAATAATGGTATATTTTCAATCAATGCAGTCATAGGTTTAAATTACTCCCTATGATAATGATAGAAAATTTTCGCTCTGTCTAGCCTGTAAATATTAAGCACTAGTTAAAGTGAGAAATTTAAGATTTTTAAAATAATTAATCAAATGAATAGTGGCTAAAGCATGGATAAAATCTTAATGGAGTTTGTGAACACGCTTGATTCCTCTTTCAAAAAAATACAAGCGCAGGCGGGCAGCAGTTCTGGTGTTTCACAGTTAACTATCAGTCAATTTCAATATATTGATGCAATCTATGAGTTAGAAAAACCAACAATTACGGAAGTTGCTAATAAACTATTGATTGCTAAAGCTTCAGTTTCTACAGGCATAAACAAATTAATCAAACAGGATTATGTAACGAAAACTCAGTCTTATCAAGACAAACGCATTTTTTACCTGAGTTTAACGGCAAGGGGTGAACAATTAATTAATGCTAAGTATCAAGCTCTAAAAGAATATGGCGATTTTATAAGTGCTGCTCTAAATGACGATGAAACAAGGCAACTTGAAGCTATTCTTACTAAATTAGTCAAACTTTTTGGCAGAATTTAGTTTGACGTTAATATAATTAGTTAGACTAACTAATTAATTATTTCATGCTAATTACCCTACTTGCTGCTGGCTCACGCGGAGATACTCAACCCTATATTGCTCTTGGAGTAGAATTACAAAAATCAGGCTATACCGTTCGGATTGCTGCATCAGAAGCCTTTGAAGATTTAATCAAAAGCTGTGGATTAGAGTTTTATCCGCTTCTTGGCAATGTATCTAAGATCGCAGATAACGATAAATTGAGACAGGCGATGTCAGCCGACAATCCGCTAAAAGTAATCATGAGTTTTAACACGATGAAAAATTATGCCTACTCTTTGCAGCAAGGATTTTATGATGCTTGTCAGGGTTCGGATGCGATCGTCTATCATCCAGGGGCAGTAATTGGATATTTTATAGCCCAAACTTTAGATATTTCTAGTATTTTGGCAACACCGTTTCCGATGATTCCTACCAAGACTTACCCAGCACTCATTTTTTACAACTCTGTAAGATTAGGCAAAACATTCAATTTACTGACGCATATTCTATTTCAGAAAATCAGGTGGCTAATCTCCAAAGCCCCGATCAAGCAGTTCTGGAAAGATAAATTTGGCAGTATACCTCGCAATTTTATCGATCCGTTTTCTCAATTACAGTCAGAGAATAATTTAACTCTGGTTGCCTGTAGCAACTATGTATTTCCCAAGCCCCAGAATTGGTCGAAAGAGGTACATAATACAGGCTATTGGTTTTTAGACGAAGATGACTATTGGTCACCGCCAGATAAATTAAGTGAATTTTTGCTAGCTGGAACGCCACCTGTATATGTAGGTTTTGGAAGTTTAGGCAACCCAGCTAAAGCAACTCAAACAACTGAATTAATTATAGATGCGCTCCAACTTTCTGGACAACGTGGCATCTTAGCAACAGGATGGGGTGGAATGACTAAGCTGAATAAAACTTCTCAAGACATATTCATCATTGAAAGCGTTCCTCATGCTTGGTTATTTCCTAAAATGTCAGTTGTCGTTCATCACGGTGGTGCAGGAACAACTGCTGCTGCTTTGAGAGCGTGTGTTCCCAGCATTCTTATTCCTCATGCCAACGATCAATTTGCTTGGGGAAAAAAAGTTTATGAACTAGGTGTGGGTGCAAAACCAATTCCTAGAAAAAAACTGACCGTAGAAAAACTCTCGGCTGCCATTTCTTATGCTTTAAAAAAAGAAGTAAAAGTAGCTGCAAAAACTTTAG
This DNA window, taken from Pleurocapsa sp. FMAR1, encodes the following:
- a CDS encoding potassium channel family protein — its product is MYLIIVGAGAVTKQLIATAQEQGHKVAVIEKQTDRAREIMQEFDVQVFHADIAEGGVLEEADVDNADAIIATTRDDSVNLMAMILGKNHNVKNLITLLQEKEHCGVFENLGFQVLSDPERLIAQKLYSFVDSK
- the uvrC gene encoding excinuclease ABC subunit UvrC → MTALIENIPLLKQSDRLEARLKEIPPEPGVYFMRSENGDILYIGKSKKLRSRVRSYFRDSQKLSDRIAMMVRQVTEIEFIVTDTEAEALALEANLVKKHQPYYNVLLKDDKKYPYVCITWSEDYPRIFITRKRRATKQRDRYYGPYVDTRLLRYTLHIIKRVFPLRQRRQPLFKDRPCLNYDMGRCPGVCQSLITPEEYKKIVQKVAMVFQGRSEELVDTISSQMEKAVERLDFERAAQLRDQIKALQNLTADQKVSLPDDTVSRDAIALAADDKHCCIQLFQIRAGKLVGRLGFFADARSGTPGAILQRVLEEHYTTVEAVEIPTEILVQHELPEGEMLTEWLTNQKVKKVSLVNPQRQVKAELIEMVERNANYELERTQRVSDRNDRALQDLATVLDLPELPKRIEGYDISHIQGSNAVASQVVFVDGVPAKQHYRHYKIKNPDVRIGRSDDFASMAEVIGRRFRKYAKNPPLSRGVGGDRDFPDVVMIDGGKGQLSSVVKVLQDMNLLEAVKVVSLAKKREEIFLPGETKPLDTDAEQSGVQLLRRVRDESHRFAVSFHRQQRLKSSRRSRLEEIPGLGFQRQKQLLAHFHSIDYIREANVKKLTEVSGIGQSLAQEIYNYFHPNP
- a CDS encoding MarR family winged helix-turn-helix transcriptional regulator, yielding MDKILMEFVNTLDSSFKKIQAQAGSSSGVSQLTISQFQYIDAIYELEKPTITEVANKLLIAKASVSTGINKLIKQDYVTKTQSYQDKRIFYLSLTARGEQLINAKYQALKEYGDFISAALNDDETRQLEAILTKLVKLFGRI
- a CDS encoding glycosyltransferase → MLITLLAAGSRGDTQPYIALGVELQKSGYTVRIAASEAFEDLIKSCGLEFYPLLGNVSKIADNDKLRQAMSADNPLKVIMSFNTMKNYAYSLQQGFYDACQGSDAIVYHPGAVIGYFIAQTLDISSILATPFPMIPTKTYPALIFYNSVRLGKTFNLLTHILFQKIRWLISKAPIKQFWKDKFGSIPRNFIDPFSQLQSENNLTLVACSNYVFPKPQNWSKEVHNTGYWFLDEDDYWSPPDKLSEFLLAGTPPVYVGFGSLGNPAKATQTTELIIDALQLSGQRGILATGWGGMTKLNKTSQDIFIIESVPHAWLFPKMSVVVHHGGAGTTAAALRACVPSILIPHANDQFAWGKKVYELGVGAKPIPRKKLTVEKLSAAISYALKKEVKVAAKTLGAKIQRENGVKVAAKLIIDFLKQK